The proteins below come from a single Plantactinospora sp. KBS50 genomic window:
- a CDS encoding ECF subfamily RNA polymerase sigma factor, BldN family translates to MTAHVYPQGPAGRDQRAPQGNEGLAQLRTSATDMVGAAARGGARRTQNRPHHNETPSRHVPAGNKPLGNGRLVTPARPGTPAQPVPGQHRPAGTPPVDGSNTDTTILPVIPEQPQADSPRPATGYPSRPDPSDPATEVWALVERAQAGETEAFGLIYDRYVDTVFRFVYFRVGNRQLAEDLTSDTFLRALKRIGSFTWQGRDLGAWLVTIARNLVADHFKSGRYRLEVTTGDVLDADREDRGPEGSPEAAVVEHITNVALLSAVKKLNPEQQECIVLRFLQGFSVAETARAMGKNEGAIKALQYRAVRALARLLPDGFQP, encoded by the coding sequence GTGACTGCACACGTCTATCCGCAGGGTCCGGCCGGCCGCGATCAACGCGCGCCGCAGGGCAACGAGGGGCTGGCACAGCTGCGCACCTCCGCCACCGACATGGTCGGTGCGGCGGCGCGCGGCGGAGCCCGTCGGACCCAGAACCGTCCACATCACAACGAGACGCCCTCGCGGCACGTGCCCGCCGGCAACAAGCCGCTGGGCAACGGCCGCCTGGTCACGCCCGCCCGGCCGGGAACGCCGGCGCAACCGGTGCCGGGCCAGCACCGCCCGGCCGGTACGCCCCCGGTCGACGGCTCGAACACCGACACCACGATTCTGCCGGTCATCCCCGAGCAGCCGCAGGCCGACTCGCCGAGGCCGGCCACCGGCTACCCGTCCCGACCGGACCCGTCCGACCCGGCCACCGAGGTGTGGGCCCTGGTCGAACGGGCGCAGGCCGGCGAGACGGAGGCGTTCGGCCTCATCTACGACCGGTACGTCGACACCGTGTTCCGGTTCGTCTACTTCCGGGTCGGCAACCGCCAGCTCGCCGAGGACCTCACCTCCGACACGTTCCTGCGCGCCCTCAAGCGGATCGGCAGCTTCACCTGGCAGGGCCGTGACCTCGGCGCCTGGCTGGTGACCATCGCCCGCAACCTGGTCGCCGACCACTTCAAGTCCGGCCGGTACCGGCTGGAGGTCACCACGGGCGACGTCCTCGACGCCGACCGGGAGGACCGCGGCCCGGAGGGCAGCCCGGAGGCGGCGGTGGTGGAGCACATCACGAACGTCGCCCTGCTGTCCGCGGTCAAGAAGCTGAATCCCGAGCAGCAGGAGTGCATCGTGCTGCGGTTCCTCCAGGGCTTCTCGGTGGCCGAGACCGCCCGGGCGATGGGCAAGAACGAGGGCGCGATCAAGGCACTCCAGTACCGCGCCGTTCGTGCCCTGGCCCGGCTGCTTCCGGACGGCTTCCAGCCGTAG
- a CDS encoding glutaredoxin family protein, translated as MPSATEEPGAAAAPPPRLTLITRPGCHLCEVAREAIGRVVAVTGDRWVEVDVTGDLELERDYGDRLPVVLLDGREHGYWRVEEDRLLRDLAA; from the coding sequence GTGCCTTCCGCAACCGAGGAACCCGGCGCCGCCGCGGCGCCGCCGCCGCGACTCACACTGATCACCCGGCCCGGCTGCCACCTCTGCGAGGTCGCCCGGGAGGCGATCGGCCGGGTGGTGGCGGTGACCGGTGACCGGTGGGTCGAGGTGGACGTCACCGGCGACCTGGAACTGGAACGCGACTACGGCGACCGGCTGCCGGTGGTGCTGCTGGACGGGCGCGAGCACGGCTACTGGCGGGTCGAGGAGGACCGGCTGCTGCGCGATCTGGCGGCATGA
- a CDS encoding HAD family hydrolase, which translates to MARVRTHLVWDWNGTLLNDLALVVESTNAVFTSVGGLTVSAEQHRIRFRRPIADYYAEVLGRAVDAAEFERLDKIFHDAYRVGMAGCRLAGDAAGAIRSWAGSQSLLSMWFHDELVPAVETYGLTGMFRRVDGLRGTVGGDRKAEHLARHLAALEVDGAVTVLIGDSIDDADAAESVGARCVLYTGGFTDPDRLRASGLPVADSLTEAVRLASALN; encoded by the coding sequence ATGGCTCGCGTACGCACCCACCTGGTCTGGGACTGGAACGGCACCCTGCTGAACGACCTCGCCCTGGTGGTCGAGTCCACGAACGCGGTGTTCACCAGCGTCGGTGGGCTGACCGTCTCCGCCGAGCAGCACCGGATCCGGTTCCGCCGCCCGATCGCGGACTACTACGCCGAGGTGCTGGGGCGTGCGGTGGACGCGGCCGAGTTCGAACGACTCGACAAGATCTTCCACGACGCGTACCGGGTCGGCATGGCCGGCTGCCGGCTGGCCGGCGACGCGGCCGGCGCGATCCGGTCCTGGGCCGGCTCGCAGTCGCTGCTGTCCATGTGGTTCCACGACGAGCTGGTGCCGGCCGTCGAGACGTACGGGCTGACCGGGATGTTCCGCCGGGTGGACGGCCTGCGCGGCACGGTCGGCGGCGACCGGAAGGCCGAACACCTGGCCCGGCACCTCGCGGCGCTGGAGGTCGACGGCGCGGTGACCGTGCTGATCGGCGACTCGATCGACGACGCCGACGCGGCCGAGTCGGTCGGCGCCCGCTGCGTGCTCTACACCGGCGGCTTCACCGACCCGGACCGGCTGCGCGCCTCCGGCCTGCCGGTGGCCGACTCGCTGACCGAGGCCGTCCGGCTGGCGTCGGCGCTGAACTGA